The window CTCCACCGCCACCAATTCCGATTAGCAGATTGACACCCCAGAATAAAGTAAAGGCGATTAAGCCAGGCAAACTTAAGCCAAAAAAGCTAAAGTCGCCACCAAGAGTTAAAAATCCCGGCCAAATTTTCCCGATTAAAATCAGTAGCGCCAAAGAACCTGTATAATTCTGTAATCCAAACCAGGCAATTGCTGCCACACAACCACGAAGAAAGCCCGGTAATTTGGCACCTAAGTCTCCATAAGTCGAGCGCAAATGCATCGCAAAAGGAATACCGTATTTTGAACCAGCAACACCGTTAAAGACCATAAATGCAGATACAACGATGGCACTTAGAATAAGAGCAAAAATCACATTGATCGGAGAGAGACCTAAAAAGAGGAACCCTCCAACTGCTGTGTAATTAGGGATATTATGAACGGAACCCATCCATAATGTAAAATAGTTCTTGGCCTTCATATTCCGTCGTTCTTTGGTTTTCGGTAGCATATCTGCATTATAACCACGTTGTTGATATTTTTCTACCTCTTCATTGCTTACAAAGTAATCTGTTTCTTTCATTCTTTTACAAGACCTCCTTTTTTTGATTCAGTTAAGTGTAAATTGAAATTCACTAAGAAAAGCGCTTACATAAAATAGAAGTGAACAAAATTTTTATATAATTTATTGATAATGCTACTATAAATTTACTTTATAGTAGTTAGATAATTTAACATAACTTATCATCTTTCACTAAGTTTATCGGGTCTAGGAGTGAAATTCTTTATACATTATAACTAAATAGGTGAACCTGATTTGGTTATAATGTATAAAATTAGCGAGCTGTCACAGGTTTTTTTGTTACATACCAAAGAGTAATTCCACCAAAAATCATTAATAGAGCTGCAAAATAAAAACCGAAAACTTTGGATCCGGTTAAATCAGAGCTTACTGCAGTAAAGTAAGGGGACAAAACAGAGCCTAACATTCCAAAAAAATTGAATAATCCAAAAGTTAATCCATAATTTTCAGGAGTAGTAATCTCAGCTACATAAGATACAATAATTGGATCAATCGCTAATTTTCCAAAAAATCCATAGCCAATCAGGGCAATAAATAACCAAATCTGTGAAGTTGCTTCAGCGCTTAGATAAAGAAAGAGTGCAGCTAAGAAGATTAACACGACAATGATAGTTGTTTTATTTTGGTTAAATCGATCCGAAATCCGAGCAAAAATAATGGCTCCCGGTAATGCTGCAAAAGCACTAATTGCTGCGATATAGCCAATCATCATACCAGTAATGCCACGCTCTGTTTGCAGAAAATTCGGTAACCAAGTTGCCAACATATAATAACCATAGCAAATAGTAAAGTAAGCAAAGGCAGCAACAATTAATTGTTTATTGAAGAGTTTAAGGAACGGAATTTTTTTCGTTGTAACGTTAAGTGTTGATTTGTCACGTTTCAAAGTTGAGGGTAGAAATTTTATGAAGACAATTAGCGTAGAAGCAATTAAAGCGGCAGTAATAAAAAGTAAAGTACGCCAATCCAAACCTAAAAGACTTAAAAAAGTTGAGCCAATCATCCCAGCACCCATTCCAATCGCAGTTCCACTATTAATAACAGCATTAGAAAAAGTTCGACGATTTAAAGGGATCATTTTAATAGAGAGAGAATAGGAGCAAGCAAAGAAAACGCCACTGGTTAAGCCAGAAAAGAAATTTGCAATATAGAGTGTTTGAACCGAATGGGCGAAACCCATTATTAAGGTAGAAAGAGCAAAGATGAGAAAACTAGGAACTAGTATTAATTTTTCACCAAAACGGTCAGAAAGGGCGCCAGCAGGAAATTGAATAATGGTATAGGCTAGAAAGTAGGAACTAAACACTAGTGATAATTGTGTATCGGTTGCAATCGATAGGCTTGCTTTAATTGAGGGTAAAACAGGGTTTAAGACGGTGCGACTAATCCAAATAACAGTCCAGCCTAAAAATAGAATGAAAATCATTAATTTCCAATTTGTTTGAGGTGATTCGTTTTTATTTTCCATAGTTTTCTCCTTAGGATAGTTGATACATATGAATCATTTATGTAAGCAGGAGGGAGTAGCGTTCTATATTTTATATTATGTTACCATAATATTTAAGTGAAGTTCATGTTGTAAGTGGATAAAATGTAAGCGCGATCTTTATCTATCAACGTTATTGACAGAAAAAAACTAATTCTCTAGTCAGCTAAGAACAGGAGAATTAGTTTTTGAGGTTAATCTAAGATAATTGGTTCTTGTGTAAGTACCGTTTCAAATTCAGCAATTTCATTTGAAATAATCCCGTTTCGTTGTGCATGTTGTTCTCGAGTATCAGGCGTTCGTCCGTGAGCTTTTTTAAAGCCTTCTGTTTTTAGCCAAGCTTTTTGTTGTTTTTCGCTATCCCAGCGACTTGTAACAACAATCTCAGAAAAATCAGGGCTAGTCCCTTTTTTTTGCCAGATTTCAAATCCTAGGAATCCATCTATTCCAGTAATGCTAGCTTTAGCGTGGCCCCCATTAAATCTAGCTACAACTTGTTCTACTTGATCTTTTTCTATTTTAATTGTATTCGTTACAATGAACATATTATTTCCCCCTAATTCTAATGTAAATGTTCTCTTTTATTTAGTGAGTTAGCCATAAGTATAGAAAATTTTGATAACGTTGTCAATTAATCTTAACTAAAGTGTTTTAGCTGAAAAAAGTTGAAATAATAAATGTAATTGAGAATCGAACTCAATTAAAAACATTGTGAAATCTTAATTTATCTATTTAGTCTGATTTCTAGATTGTAATAATTCGTTTGACGAAACAATTTTAATTTGGTATTATTATTAAATAAGATAAATAATTTTATCTAATCTAATTTTCAAAAAAGAGAGGACGAGTAAAAATGAATTTAATCAACACTAAATTGTTTGACTTTGAAGCAGATGCTTATCAAAACGGGGAATTTTTAAAAGTAAATACTGAAGATATTTTAGGTAAATGGAGTGTTTTCTTCTTCTACCCAGCTGATTTTTCATTTGTTTGTCCAACTGAATTAGGTGACGTTCAAGATCACTATGAAGAATTTAAAAATAGTAATTGTGAAATTTATTCTGTATCAATGGATAGCCATTTCGTACATAAAGCGTGGGCTGATGCAACAGATACGATTGCGAAAATTCAATACCCAATGTTAGCAGATCCAACTGGGAAAATTGCTCGTTTCTTTGGCGTACTAGATGAAGAAGCTGGACAAGCTTTCCGCGGTTCATTTGTTGTGAATCCTCGTGGTGAGATTAAAGCATACGAAATTCATGATATGGGAATTGGTCGTAATGCAGATGAATTATTAAGAAAAGTTGAGGCTGCTCAATTTGTTGAAGAACATGGCGATCAAGTTTGCCCGGCAAACTGGAAACCAGGTGCGGATACAATTGCTCCAAGTTTAGACTTAGTTGGTAAAATCTAATAGAGTTCGTTAATGGATCAGCTTAATTCCAGTATTTTTGGAGTTAAGCTTTTTTTAAGAGATGACAGTAGTTAAGAATTGGAGGCGTAGTAAGTTATGAGTGAAGAAATTTATGATTTAGTAATTATTGGTGGTGGGTCGGCAGGTTTATCAGCTGGTATTTACGCTGGACGTGCGATGATGGATACGTTAATTATTGAAAAAGAAAAAATCGGTGGACAAGTAACAACGACTTCTGAAATTGTAAATTATCCGGGGGTTCGTCGTACAACAGGCCCAAGTTTAATGGATGAAATGTATGCACAAGCACAAGATTTTGGCGTTGAATTTACAACGGATGAGATTGTTGATGTCGATTTCGATAATGATGTAAAAGTGATTAAAGCGAAGAACGGCACGTATCAAGCACGAGCTGTTGTGATTGCAACAGGTGCATTTGCTCGTAAAATTGGTTTCCCTGGAGAAGTTGAATTTACAGGTCGTGGAATTGCTTATTGTTCAACTTGTGATGGTGAATTCTTTAGTGGATTAGATATTTTTGTATTAGGTGGCGGTTATGCAGCAGCGGAGGAAGCTGTTTTCCTAACTCGTTATGGGAAAAGTGTGACGATGATTATTCGTGAGCCTGATTTTACTTGTGCAAAAATGACAGCCGATCAAGCGAAGAATCATCCTGATATCAAAATTATTTACAATACCGAAGTAAAAGAAGTCACTGGTGATGATTTTATGAAGAAAGCTGTTTTCATTAATAATGAAACAGGTGAGACGTTTACTTATGAAGCTTCTGAAGAAGATGGCGCGTTTGGTATGTTCGTTTTTGCTGGAAATCAACCAAGTACAGAGATTTTCAAAGATAAGATTGAATTGAATCCACAAGGCTATATTCCAACAGATGACTTTATGGAAACCAATGTTGCAGGTGTTTATGCAGCAGGTGATTTACGTATTAAAGAATTGCGCCAAATTGTGACAGCAGTCTCTGATGGAGCAATCGCAGCGACAGCCGCTCAAAAATATGTGACAGTTGAAAAAGAACGCTTAGGCTTGCCAACAATTTCGCAACGTGTATTAGATAAAGCGAAAACAGCTGTCGCAAAAGCAGTTGAAAAACCAGCAGCAACTAAAAAAGCGGATAACGTGAAAACAGACGGTTGGTTCCCAGATAGTATGAAGGAACAGTTAAAAGGGATCTTTGCCAAATTAACTAAGACGGTTACTTTAGTGAACTTACTAGATCAAGCTGATCCAAAATCAGTTGAATTAGAAGGCTTTTTGCAACAAATTGCAAGCTTAAGCAATCAGATTGTATTAGAATCTAAAACAGTTGGACAGGATGCTGAATTTGAAGCAAAAATTCACTTAACGCGTACACCTGCAGCAGTATTGTTAGACGAAAATGCCAATTATACTGGAATTAAATTCAGTGGGATTCCAAGTGGTCATGAGCTAAATTCATTAGTATTAGCAATCTATAACGTTGGGAGTGACGGTCAGCCGATTGAAGCACCGATTGTAGATCGCATTAAAGAATTGCCAAAAGCTAAGATTGAGATTTGTGTTTCTTTAACGTGTCACTATTGCCCAGATGTAGTAGCCGCTTGCCAACGAATTGCTTCATTAAATCATAACGTAGAAGCAGAAATGATTGATACAGGTCTATTTCCAGAATTGAAAAAAGAGAAGAAGATTATGAGTGTGCCAGCAATGATTATTAATGGTGAGCAAGTCATCTTCGGTGCAAAAAATATGGATGAAATCTTAACAGCGCTAGAAGCAACAAAATAGTTTAAATTAAATCCCTTATAAAATAAAGTCAGAATGCAAGTGCTAACTTTTATTTTATAAAGGGATTTTTTTGCATTGTATCATTAAGTTATCCACTTCACTAAATTATAAAACGTACTGTATGCGGATAGTTTGCAAAACGATCTATTATTTGATAGTGATGAACCAATTACTACCTTAGACATTCAAGATCAGGTTACTGTATCTGATGCTATTTCAACTAAATTTGGTTTGAATGTGTCTAACTTAAAAGAGATAGATCCGTTGATTCCAAAAACATACAAAATCAGGGGAAGTACTGCAGAAAAATTAGAAAATTTAGTTTATAAAGACAAAAGGAAAAATAAAAAATAACTGGAACAAAAGGGGTTATTTCCGATTTTGTAGATAATGCTATTTTGATACATCTACATCAATAGTGATAATATATATTACTATTAAGAATACTTTATCTTACTTTAAGTCGAATGTTTAACTTTTCATTGTCCTATTCGTTTTATTTTTTAAAAGTCATTTAATAACAATACTATATATTACTATTAAAAATATTCTATATTATTTCTATTTATTCATGTGCATTTTCTGCTGACTTTATCAAAATGTTTTATAATTGGATCCTCATAGGCAAGAATATCTGTTAAATCATTGTTTGTAACTACGAGATAATGAGTAACATCTTCCTTCTTTATCAAAGTAAATGATTCTGACTCAATCCATTTACTAAAATCCGAATCGGAAACTTTAAATATTACTCTACCAGTAAAAATCTCCTTATTGTAATTACTCAATATTTCAGAAACGGTTTTCCATCGATTTCCTTCATCAGTTGTTCTAAAACCTTCAATGACTCCTGGGAAATGAATAGTTACGACTGTTTGATTGCTTTCTAATCGTATTAAAAGACCTTTATTATCATAGTTAATTGCTTCTAATTCATAAGATTCTTTTGGTACTTGAACTGGATTCCATTCTTCTAATATTTTTGAGTCCATTTTTTCCTCCTATTTATCATATCTAATTTTAATTTTTGTTTTGTCAAAATTAATTATTTCCAAAGTTGGATAATTTAGCATTGCTGAACTTCCAGGTCTAACCATAATTTTTCTTCCATCGGATAATAGCCCAACATATCCAATACCATACGTTGTCTGTATTTCAACAATGTTGGTAATGCCTAAGTTTTTGAAGTCTTTTAAAGCAGTTGTAAAATCTCCACCTTTAATCCACTGTGTCGTTTTACCTCTCGTCTGCTCACCTGGAGAAGCTACCGACAAAATTTCATCAATCGGGCTTTTTAAATTTACACCTTTATATTTTTTAGATACATTATAATTTT is drawn from Carnobacterium gallinarum DSM 4847 and contains these coding sequences:
- a CDS encoding antibiotic biosynthesis monooxygenase; its protein translation is MFIVTNTIKIEKDQVEQVVARFNGGHAKASITGIDGFLGFEIWQKKGTSPDFSEIVVTSRWDSEKQQKAWLKTEGFKKAHGRTPDTREQHAQRNGIISNEIAEFETVLTQEPIILD
- the ahpC gene encoding alkyl hydroperoxide reductase subunit C yields the protein MNLINTKLFDFEADAYQNGEFLKVNTEDILGKWSVFFFYPADFSFVCPTELGDVQDHYEEFKNSNCEIYSVSMDSHFVHKAWADATDTIAKIQYPMLADPTGKIARFFGVLDEEAGQAFRGSFVVNPRGEIKAYEIHDMGIGRNADELLRKVEAAQFVEEHGDQVCPANWKPGADTIAPSLDLVGKI
- a CDS encoding FAD-dependent oxidoreductase; amino-acid sequence: MSEEIYDLVIIGGGSAGLSAGIYAGRAMMDTLIIEKEKIGGQVTTTSEIVNYPGVRRTTGPSLMDEMYAQAQDFGVEFTTDEIVDVDFDNDVKVIKAKNGTYQARAVVIATGAFARKIGFPGEVEFTGRGIAYCSTCDGEFFSGLDIFVLGGGYAAAEEAVFLTRYGKSVTMIIREPDFTCAKMTADQAKNHPDIKIIYNTEVKEVTGDDFMKKAVFINNETGETFTYEASEEDGAFGMFVFAGNQPSTEIFKDKIELNPQGYIPTDDFMETNVAGVYAAGDLRIKELRQIVTAVSDGAIAATAAQKYVTVEKERLGLPTISQRVLDKAKTAVAKAVEKPAATKKADNVKTDGWFPDSMKEQLKGIFAKLTKTVTLVNLLDQADPKSVELEGFLQQIASLSNQIVLESKTVGQDAEFEAKIHLTRTPAAVLLDENANYTGIKFSGIPSGHELNSLVLAIYNVGSDGQPIEAPIVDRIKELPKAKIEICVSLTCHYCPDVVAACQRIASLNHNVEAEMIDTGLFPELKKEKKIMSVPAMIINGEQVIFGAKNMDEILTALEATK
- a CDS encoding MFS transporter; this encodes MENKNESPQTNWKLMIFILFLGWTVIWISRTVLNPVLPSIKASLSIATDTQLSLVFSSYFLAYTIIQFPAGALSDRFGEKLILVPSFLIFALSTLIMGFAHSVQTLYIANFFSGLTSGVFFACSYSLSIKMIPLNRRTFSNAVINSGTAIGMGAGMIGSTFLSLLGLDWRTLLFITAALIASTLIVFIKFLPSTLKRDKSTLNVTTKKIPFLKLFNKQLIVAAFAYFTICYGYYMLATWLPNFLQTERGITGMMIGYIAAISAFAALPGAIIFARISDRFNQNKTTIIVVLIFLAALFLYLSAEATSQIWLFIALIGYGFFGKLAIDPIIVSYVAEITTPENYGLTFGLFNFFGMLGSVLSPYFTAVSSDLTGSKVFGFYFAALLMIFGGITLWYVTKKPVTAR